The Lactobacillus acidophilus DNA segment CTGGCGTATTCAAAGCGTCTCACTCCTAATCTGGATAGTGTCCTACAAATCCAATATTATACCAAAAAAGTACAGTTTATTGAATAATTGTTATTTTACTTCTACAATTGTTACTTTATATTCTCCAGCAGGTGCTTCAACAATTGAAGTTACCCCTGCTTCTTTTTTCATAATTGCTTGCCCAAGTGGTGAGTCAAAAGAGATTTTACCATCCTCTAAATTTGCTTCCATCCGGCCGACAATCTTATATTCTTCGGTTTCATCGTCATCGTCAAACTTTAATACAACAGTCTTACCTAGATCTACTTTACCGTCATCTTTAGTTTCAACGATTTCCGCATATTTTAATTGTTTATCTAAATAACGTAGCCGACTTTGTAAATGTCCTAAATCGCGCTTAGCTTCAGTATATTCAGTATTTTCTGATAAGTCTCCCAATGCACGAGCGTCCTGTAAAATCTTAATTCTACGTGGACGATCTTTCTTTAAACGTGCAATTTCATCTTCAATTTGTTTATAGCCTTCTGGCGTCATTTTTTGAAAATATACCATAAATAAAATGCTTGCTCCTTTGTCTTTTAATTATACAAAAGTTATCCACAAGTGTTAATCATTGATTTAATCATCTTTTTAAGCGAAATTAGCACTAAATATTAAAGAGTGCTAAATAGTTTAATTTTTTTAATAAACGACTAAAATAATCAGTGTAAGAAAAAAATGAATCCTTACAAATTAGAAACTAAACAAAATGAAAGGAAGTTTTATTATGGCAAACGATATGATGAATCGTCGCAATGATATGATGGATGCAATGAACGATTGGTTTGGTTTTCCAAGAAACTTCTTTGATGACAGCGAAATTGAAAATATCATGCAATCAGATGTTGCAGAAACTGATAAGGACTATGTAGTTAAGATTGATATGCCCGGCATGAATAAAGACGACATCAAACTTAATTACAAAGATGGCGTTTTAAGCGTGGCCGGTACTAGAAAAGCCTTTAAAGATACTAACGATAAGGAAAGAAATATCATCCACAAAGAAAGAAGCGAAGGTAGTATCTCAAGAAGCTATAGATTGCCAAATGTAGTTGCAAATGAGATTCATGCAAAGTATGATAATGGTGTATTAACCATCACCCTACCAAAGCAAACTGCTGGGGATGATGATAATTCTATCCAGATTGATTAAATTATTAGATTATTGCAAGAAGTCTGATTAATTTAAATGGATAATTCTCTAAAACGGGTTCAATGATTGAACCCGTTTTTGTTTTGGCTTAAAATAGTAGTTAATTTAAGAAAAGATTAAAAATGAGAAAAGGAGATTTTTTAATGGCTCATGAACTCACTGTGCAAGAACTAGAAAAGTTCTCTGCTGATTTTAACAAGAATCCAAAGAATAAAATTATTGCTCGTGCGGCTCAACGTAGCGGTGTGCTCGAAGCATCTTACAACGATCGCGTAGAAGGTGAATTAACTCGCGTTTTTTCAACGGAATTAGATACTGACAACGTTACTAACCAACTTCACTCAGGTCGTTGCTGGGAGTTTTCAACCTTAAATGTTTTGCGTCATGCATTTGGCAAGAAGTACAAAGCAAAGAACTTTACCTTCTCACAAGCCTACAACTTCTTCTGGGATAAGATTGAACGTGCTAATATGTTCTACAATCGTATCTTAGATAGTGCTGACATGCCTCTTGATTCTCGTCAAGTGAAAGCTGATCTCGACTTTGCTGGTGCAGACGGTGGACAATTCCAAATGGCTGCCGCATTAGTAGAAAAATATGGCGTTGTTCCTTCATACGCAATGCCTGAAACTTTCAACACTAATAATACAACTAGCTTTGCGACAGCTCTTGGTGACAAGCTTAAAAAAGACGCATTAGTTCTTCGTGAATTAAAGCAATATGGTAAAGATGACGAAATCGCTAAGACTCGTGAAAAATTCTTGAGTGAAGTTTACCAAATGACTGCTATCGCTGTCGGTGAACCACCTAAGACGTTTGATCTTGAATATCGTGATGATGATAAGAAATATCATTTAGACAAGAATCTTACACCACTTGAATTCTTACATAAGTATATGGGTGAGGTTGATTTTGATGACTATGTTGTTTTAACTAATGCACCTGATCATGAATACAACAAGTTATACGGTCTTCCAGCAGAAGATAACATTGAAGGCTCACTTAGAATCAAGCTTTTAAATGTACCTATGGAATACTTATCATCAGCTGCTATTGCTCAATTAAAAGATGGTGAAGCAGTATGGTTTGGTAACGATGTTCTTCGTCAAATGGACCGCAAGACTGGTTATCTTGATACTAACCTTTACAAACTTGACGATTTATTCGGCGTTGATCTTAAGATGTCTAAAGCTGACAGATTAAGGACTGGTGTTGGTGAAGTTTCACACGCAATGACCTTGGTTGGTGTTGATGAAGATAATGGCGAAATCCGTCAATGGAAGGTCGAAAACTCATGGGGCGAAAAATCTGGTTCTAAAGGATTCTTTGTTATGAGTAATGACTGGTTCAACGACTATGTATATGAAGTTGTTGTTCACAAGAAGTATTTAACCGATAAGCAAAAAGAACTTGCAGAAGGTCCTATTACCGACTTGCCTGCATGGGATTCATTAGCTTAATAAGCAATAAAAAAAGCCTCAAATTGTAATGAGGCTTTTTTTATTGCTTATTTTAATCTTCGTAACTTGCCGCAACTTGTTGATAATGCTTAACTTCATCATCTGTACAACGTACAAAATGACCTGGACGAATTTCGTGCATACTGCGTTCTTTACCATCCATTTCTTCTTTTTGTGCGTCATAAGGGATACGTTTACGACTGCGTTCTACATCTGGATCTGGAATTGGCACAGCAGAAATCAAACTCTTAGTATAGTCATGAAGCGGACGATCATAAACATCATCAGCTGGACCAACTTCAAGCAACTTACCATAGTGCATAACTCCAATACGATCTGAAATAAATTTAACCATTGATAAATCGTGTGCAATAAATAAGTACGTTAAGCCGCGCTTTTTCTGCAATTCAATCATCAAATTAACAACCTGAGCTTGAATTGACACATCCAAAGCGGAAATCGGTTCATCAGCGACAATAAATTTAGGTTCTACTGCTAATGCACGGGCTATCCCAATTCTTTGACGCTGACCACCTGAGAATTCGTGAGGAAAACGGCTGGCGTGACTTTCATTCAATCCAACAGTTTCAAGAAGTTCTTCTACTCTTTTAATTCTCTCCTCTTTGCTCTTAACTAAATGGTGAATATCAAGACCTTCTGCAATAATATCTTCAACAGTCATTCTTGGGTTAAGAGAAGCATACGGATCTTGGAAAATCATTTGTGCATCCCTAGTAAAAGCTAACTTGTCAGCGCGTGACTTAACACCAGCCACATTTTTACCTTCAAAAATGACCTCACCACTAGTTGGATTATACAATTGTAAAATTGAACGACCAGTAGTTGTCTTACCTGAACCAGATTCACCAACTAAACCAAAGGTTTCACCTTCATAAATATCAAAACTTACGTCATCAACAGCTTTGGTTACATTACGGCCATTTTTAAAGTATTGTTTTAGATGTTTTACTTCCAAAATTTTCTTTTTTTCTGGCATAAAATTCTCCTTTGCTGTTATTACTTAACCTTTGGTAATTTATCTTCTTGTTTCATAAAATCATATTTCTTCCAGCGCCTTTGAATTTCTGCTGGTGGATCAACTTTAGGTGCACCTGGTGCAAGTAACCAAGTTGCAGCATAGTGAGTATCGGTCACCTTAAAAAATGGCGGTTTACGCTCAATATCAATTTTCATTGCATACTTATTTCTTGGGGCAAATGGATCACCCTTAGGAGGATCAAGTAAGTTAGGTGGCGTACCTGGGATAGATTCAAGTGTATCACTATCAAGCGTAGGCATTGAATTAATCAAACCCCAAGTGTATGGATGTTGTGGATCATAGAAAATTTCATCTACACCACCGAATTCTAAGAATTCACCAGCATACATTACAGCTACACGATCTGCCATTCCAGCTACTACACCCAAGTCGTGAGTAATGAAAATAATCGAAGTTTTTACTCTCTTTTGTAAATCCTTCATCAAATCCAAAATTTCAGCTTGTACCGTTACATCAAGCGCAGTAGTTGGTTCATCCGCAAGCAAAATTTCCGGCTCACAAATAAGGGCAATTGCGATAACAATTCTTTGTCTCATACCACCTGAAAATTGGTGTGGGTATTCATTAATTCTTTCTTCCGCATTAGGAATACCAACTGCCCTCATCATTTCAAGTGCTTTAGCCCAAGCTTCTTTTTTAGATGCACCCTTATGCTTAATCAAAGGCTCTGCAATTTGTTGACCAATCTTCATTGTTGGATCAAGTGAAGTCATTGGATCCTGGAAAATCATTGAAATTTCATTACCACGAATCTTTTGCATTTCTTTTTCTGGTAATTCTAAAAGATTCTTACCGTGGAAATTAATTTCACCGCCCTGAATTTTAGCATTACGTGCTAACAAGCCGATAATACTACGTGTAGTAACAGATTTTCCTGAACCTGATTCACCTACGATTGCTAAAGTCTCACCCTTATTTAAGTGAAAAGAAACATCACGAATAGCCTTAACCTCACCAGCATAAGTGTGGAAATCAATTTTTAAATTTTTAACATCTAAAACTCTTTCTTCTGGCATTTAGGTTAATCCTTTCTATCTTTGTCCTCTTGGATCAAATGCATCACGCAAACCATCACCAAGTAAGTTAAATGCAATCATCAAGATACACAAAATAATTGCTGGGTACCACATTTGGTATGGTAAGAATTGGAAGTTCTTTTGACCTTCATTTAGAAGTACACCAAGTGAAGTTTCTGGTGCTGAAATCCCAATACCGATGAAACTCAAGAATGCTTCGAAGAAAATAGCAGTTGGAATGGTGTACATTGTTTGAATAATAATGATACTTGAAAGGTTAGGAACTAAGTGTTTCCAAGCAATCTTCCAAGGTGATTCACCAAGTGAACGAGCTGCTAAAACATATTCTTCATTCTTTAAACTCAGCGTCTCGGCTCGGACCTGTCGAGCCATCGTTGTCCAACTCGAAATGGCAATAGCCAAGATAATTGAAGTAATACCTGGCTTTAACACAACCAACATCAAAACAACAATAATTAAGTTAGGTACGGAGGAGATAATTTCGATTATCCGCTGCATCACGTTATCGACTCCCCCGCCTTTCCATCCGGACACTATTCCGTACGCAACACCAATTGTTAAGTCAAAGAAGGCTGCAACCAATGCAACAATCAATGAAATTTTTGTACCATAGATAATTCTTTGACCTAAAGAACGGCCTAAGTAGTCGGTACCAGCAATAAAGTACTTATTCTTGGGTACTCCATTTTGAGCATAGGCATCAACCCATTTACCATTTTGCTTAATCTTACCGTTTAAGCCATTAATTGCATCCATTCCTGGAACTTTTGCAGGTAAGTTAGCATATTGCGGATGTGATTTAACCAAAGTAGATTTGTTAATAAATGGCGTTGAACCAAAAGAAACGACAATCATAACAATAACGATAATTGCTGAAATCACAGCTGCCTTTCTTTGCTTAAAACGGATCCAAACGTTTTGTGCAAATGAAAGTGATGGACCAGCTATATTTTCATTATCTTGTGCCTCATCTTTTGATAAAGGTTCAAAGGCATCTGCAGGAAGGTTTAATTTTTCTTCAGCCATTTGTCTTTTAAGCCTCGCTTTCATCTAATCTAATTCTCGGATCAATCAATCCATAGATAATATCAGTGATTAACAAGATTACTACAAGGCCAATACAGTAGACCATTGTAATTCCCATAATAGTTGGATAGTCGTTAGTCAAAATAGACTTAACAAATTGTTCACCAATTCCTGGAATATTGAAGATGTTTTCAATAACCATTGAACCAGTCATTAAGGCAACTGCATAAGGCCCAATTAAAGTAACAAGCGGAATCATTGAGTTACGCATTGCGTGCTTTCTAATAACTTCCATTCTGCTTAAACCTTTAGCTTTACCTAATTCGATGTAGTCACTACTTAAAGTATCAACCATACTTGTTCTAATAAACCTGGCGGTCTCGGCAAAAGGCCCTACTGCTAAAGCAATCGTTGGCATGATTGTTTGCGAGAATTGCCCCCAGCCGGCTATTGGGAACCAGCCCAATTTTAACCCAATGTAGTATTGAAGAAGCACAGCCAAAACGAAGTTAGGAACTGATTTACCAATAATAGAGATTACAGTTGCAGTTGAGTCAACCCAAGTACCTTGGTTAACAGCAGCAATTGCGCCAACAATTACCCCGAGAATAACGCCAAGAACTAAAGCCTGAAGTCCTAATTGCATTGATGCGCCTAAACGAGCGCCGATCAATGCAGAGACAGGTTGATTACTGTATTGGAAAGAAGTTCCAAAATCGCCATGTAGCATTCCACCAATATAAATTAAATATTGTTGCCATACAGGCTTATTCAAACCATATTGTTGGTCCATAATTTGACGTTGAGTCAATGTCATCTTTGCCTCGTTAGCATAAGGTGAACCAGGCATTAACTTCATTAAGAAGAAGGTTACCGTGGCTACGATAAACAAAGTGAGGACCATATAAAAAATACGTTTCAATAGGTATCTAGCCATATTATTTGCTCCCTCATTTTCGTGTTATTATTTTAATGTTGTTTTAATTATACCAAAACATCTTAAAATATCTATAAAAAAGATTAATAAAATTAAAAAAATAAGAGAAAACGGTGGTTTCCTCTTATTTTTATCTATTATTTGTATACTTAGTAATTACTTTATTTATAATTAGGTGCTTCTTTAGTCATTTGAACATCATGCGGATGAGATTCACGAAGACCAGCATTAGTAATTTGAACAAATTGGGCCTTTTCAATCAACTCTGGAATATTAGCTGCACCACAATATCCCATACCTGAACGAAGTCCACCATCAATTTGGAAAACTACATCAGAAACATCGCCTTTGTATTCAACACGAGCTTCAACACCTTCTGGAACAAGCTTATTTGCTTCATTAACTCCACCTTGGAAATAACGATCACTTGAACCATGTGCTTGAGCCATCGCACCAACAGACCCCATACCACGGTAACGCTTGAACTTCTTACCATTGTCTTCAAAAATGTCACCAGGTGCTTCAGTAGTTCCACTAAGCATACTACCAAGCATTACAGCGTTACCACCAGCTGCTAATGCTTTAACTACATCACCAGAATATTTAATACCACCATCGGCAATAATTGGCTTGTTGTATTCGCGTGCTGCCGTTGCAGCGTCATAAATTGCAGTAATTTGAGGAACACCAACACCAGCCACAATTCTGGTAGTACAAATTGAACCAGGTCCGATACCGACTTTAACTACATCAACACCAGCATCAAATAATGCACGAGTTGCATCCCCAGTTGCCACATTTCCTGCAATTAAAGTTTGCTTTGGAAAATGTTCACGAATTTCTTTAATTTTACGTAATACTCCTGCGGAATGACCATGAGCAGTATCAATTATAATTGCATCTGCACCTGCTTCAAGAAGTGCTTCTGCTCTTTCAAATGTATCGCTAGTTACACCAACTGCTGCAGCACAAAGCAATCTATGTTGATCGTCTACTGCTGCTTTAGATGCGCCGCTTGGTACAATTACACTCTTAACGTTAGCTACTTCGCCAGCTTGTGCCTGAATAGACATATTCTTATGTACAACACCGAGCCCACCTTGGAGAGCCATTGCAATTGCCATTGCTCCTTCAGTAACGGTATCCATACCTGCACTGATCAATGGAATATTTAATTTAATGTTATCAGCAAGTTTAGTACTTAAATTAACTTCGTTTGGTAAAACATGACTTTCTGCCGGAATTAATAAAACATCATCGAAAGTTAAACCTTTTTTAGCGAATTTTGTATCCCAATTTGACATAGATGCTCTCCTTTTCTCATTCAAAAAAATTATTAGCTTTACTTTACTAGCTGATCTATCATTTTTCAAGCAAAAAATAAAAGCAAACTGAAATTATCAGTTTGCTTTTAACTTAAGAGAGAGACTTTATTGTTATGATTATCAAAATTAATTTTCTACGTAAGCATTCTTAAAGTTGTAAGGAGCACCCGCACCATTATAGATTACACCTTTAACAGTTGGGCGAACCATCCAGGCTTCTTCTGGGTGATACAAAGGAGTTACACCTTGTGTATCAATAATTCTTTGTTCAGCTTTAACCAATGAATTCCAACGTGTAGTTTCGCTAGGAGTTACTTTAGATTCTGCAATAAGTTTATCATAAGTAGAATCTGAGTATTTTTCCCAGTTTTGGGAATTGTTAGTCGTGTTCAAATCTAAGAAGGAAATTGGATCTGAGAAGTCAGCAGTCCAGCCCATCAAGAAGACATCATAATCACCATTTCCTGCATGATCTAAGGCAGTCTTCTTAGGAATACTTTGTACTCTAGCATTTACGCCTTTAAGTGCTGATTCAATAGCACTTTGTAAGTATTCGCCACCCTTCTTAGATGCATCGTCGTCATAAGTCAAAATAGTTAAGCTTACACTAGATTTGCCTAATTCTTTTTGTGCTTTCTTCCAGTATGCTTGTGCTTCTTTTCGATTGTAAGTATTGAATTTCTTAGTAGCATCACCTCGTACTAGGTCCGTATAGTCTTTACCATTCACTTCAGTCATGTTTTCTGGAGAAAGAGTATCTGCAGGTTCTGCAGCACCACCAACCGAGTTAGCTAACTCTTTTCTATTAACTGATAAAGAAACAGCTTTTCTGAAGTTTTCATTACTAAATGGCTTCTTCTTTTGATTCATTTCTAAGTAAATTGTTGAAGCAGTTTTTCTCAAAGTGTAACCTTTTTGATTCTTCAATTCTTTTGAAGCCTGTGGTCCAAGCAAAGCTGCATCAAGTTTTCCAGATTGATATAAATTGTAATCTGTTGAAGGAGTTTTTTGAACACTGTAGTTAATAGTGTCTAATTTAACATTTTTCTTATCCCAATAGTTTTTGTTCTTTTCTAGCTTCCAAGAAAGATTTGAACCTGTCCAGCCTTTTTGAACAAATGGGCCATTATAAACTGTAGTCTTGGATGAAGTTCCATAACTTTTACCATATTTTTCAACAGTTTTTTGGTTTTGTGGGAAAAACAATGGGAAACCCATTAACAACTTGAAATATGGAATACGTTTATCTAAGGTAACTACCAACTTATCATCACCAACCGCTTTAATACCTAAAGCAGTTGGTTTCTTCTTACCAGCAACAATATCATCAGCATTTTTCACACCAGAAAATAGATATGAATATTGAGAACCAGTACTTGGATCTACAGTACGACGCCAAGAATATACGAAGTCTTTAGCCGTTACAG contains these protein-coding regions:
- a CDS encoding ABC transporter permease, encoding MAEEKLNLPADAFEPLSKDEAQDNENIAGPSLSFAQNVWIRFKQRKAAVISAIIVIVMIVVSFGSTPFINKSTLVKSHPQYANLPAKVPGMDAINGLNGKIKQNGKWVDAYAQNGVPKNKYFIAGTDYLGRSLGQRIIYGTKISLIVALVAAFFDLTIGVAYGIVSGWKGGGVDNVMQRIIEIISSVPNLIIVVLMLVVLKPGITSIILAIAISSWTTMARQVRAETLSLKNEEYVLAARSLGESPWKIAWKHLVPNLSSIIIIQTMYTIPTAIFFEAFLSFIGIGISAPETSLGVLLNEGQKNFQFLPYQMWYPAIILCILMIAFNLLGDGLRDAFDPRGQR
- a CDS encoding C1 family peptidase, whose amino-acid sequence is MAHELTVQELEKFSADFNKNPKNKIIARAAQRSGVLEASYNDRVEGELTRVFSTELDTDNVTNQLHSGRCWEFSTLNVLRHAFGKKYKAKNFTFSQAYNFFWDKIERANMFYNRILDSADMPLDSRQVKADLDFAGADGGQFQMAAALVEKYGVVPSYAMPETFNTNNTTSFATALGDKLKKDALVLRELKQYGKDDEIAKTREKFLSEVYQMTAIAVGEPPKTFDLEYRDDDKKYHLDKNLTPLEFLHKYMGEVDFDDYVVLTNAPDHEYNKLYGLPAEDNIEGSLRIKLLNVPMEYLSSAAIAQLKDGEAVWFGNDVLRQMDRKTGYLDTNLYKLDDLFGVDLKMSKADRLRTGVGEVSHAMTLVGVDEDNGEIRQWKVENSWGEKSGSKGFFVMSNDWFNDYVYEVVVHKKYLTDKQKELAEGPITDLPAWDSLA
- the greA gene encoding transcription elongation factor GreA, with the translated sequence MVYFQKMTPEGYKQIEDEIARLKKDRPRRIKILQDARALGDLSENTEYTEAKRDLGHLQSRLRYLDKQLKYAEIVETKDDGKVDLGKTVVLKFDDDDETEEYKIVGRMEANLEDGKISFDSPLGQAIMKKEAGVTSIVEAPAGEYKVTIVEVK
- a CDS encoding ABC transporter ATP-binding protein, with the translated sequence MPEERVLDVKNLKIDFHTYAGEVKAIRDVSFHLNKGETLAIVGESGSGKSVTTRSIIGLLARNAKIQGGEINFHGKNLLELPEKEMQKIRGNEISMIFQDPMTSLDPTMKIGQQIAEPLIKHKGASKKEAWAKALEMMRAVGIPNAEERINEYPHQFSGGMRQRIVIAIALICEPEILLADEPTTALDVTVQAEILDLMKDLQKRVKTSIIFITHDLGVVAGMADRVAVMYAGEFLEFGGVDEIFYDPQHPYTWGLINSMPTLDSDTLESIPGTPPNLLDPPKGDPFAPRNKYAMKIDIERKPPFFKVTDTHYAATWLLAPGAPKVDPPAEIQRRWKKYDFMKQEDKLPKVK
- the opp3b gene encoding oligopeptide ABC transporter permease, which translates into the protein MARYLLKRIFYMVLTLFIVATVTFFLMKLMPGSPYANEAKMTLTQRQIMDQQYGLNKPVWQQYLIYIGGMLHGDFGTSFQYSNQPVSALIGARLGASMQLGLQALVLGVILGVIVGAIAAVNQGTWVDSTATVISIIGKSVPNFVLAVLLQYYIGLKLGWFPIAGWGQFSQTIMPTIALAVGPFAETARFIRTSMVDTLSSDYIELGKAKGLSRMEVIRKHAMRNSMIPLVTLIGPYAVALMTGSMVIENIFNIPGIGEQFVKSILTNDYPTIMGITMVYCIGLVVILLITDIIYGLIDPRIRLDESEA
- a CDS encoding Hsp20/alpha crystallin family protein; this translates as MANDMMNRRNDMMDAMNDWFGFPRNFFDDSEIENIMQSDVAETDKDYVVKIDMPGMNKDDIKLNYKDGVLSVAGTRKAFKDTNDKERNIIHKERSEGSISRSYRLPNVVANEIHAKYDNGVLTITLPKQTAGDDDNSIQID
- the guaB gene encoding IMP dehydrogenase, which gives rise to MSNWDTKFAKKGLTFDDVLLIPAESHVLPNEVNLSTKLADNIKLNIPLISAGMDTVTEGAMAIAMALQGGLGVVHKNMSIQAQAGEVANVKSVIVPSGASKAAVDDQHRLLCAAAVGVTSDTFERAEALLEAGADAIIIDTAHGHSAGVLRKIKEIREHFPKQTLIAGNVATGDATRALFDAGVDVVKVGIGPGSICTTRIVAGVGVPQITAIYDAATAAREYNKPIIADGGIKYSGDVVKALAAGGNAVMLGSMLSGTTEAPGDIFEDNGKKFKRYRGMGSVGAMAQAHGSSDRYFQGGVNEANKLVPEGVEARVEYKGDVSDVVFQIDGGLRSGMGYCGAANIPELIEKAQFVQITNAGLRESHPHDVQMTKEAPNYK
- a CDS encoding ABC transporter ATP-binding protein, which encodes MPEKKKILEVKHLKQYFKNGRNVTKAVDDVSFDIYEGETFGLVGESGSGKTTTGRSILQLYNPTSGEVIFEGKNVAGVKSRADKLAFTRDAQMIFQDPYASLNPRMTVEDIIAEGLDIHHLVKSKEERIKRVEELLETVGLNESHASRFPHEFSGGQRQRIGIARALAVEPKFIVADEPISALDVSIQAQVVNLMIELQKKRGLTYLFIAHDLSMVKFISDRIGVMHYGKLLEVGPADDVYDRPLHDYTKSLISAVPIPDPDVERSRKRIPYDAQKEEMDGKERSMHEIRPGHFVRCTDDEVKHYQQVAASYED
- a CDS encoding peptide ABC transporter substrate-binding protein — protein: MNKFRKMMAAGVVTLAAGTLAACSNSSNSSSGNKKTLNWMDKTEIEGMDLSKVTDATSFTQLNNTMEGLYRLGKNSKIEPGLATKTSTSKDGKTWTFTLRKNDKWSNGDPVTAKDFVYSWRRTVDPSTGSQYSYLFSGVKNADDIVAGKKKPTALGIKAVGDDKLVVTLDKRIPYFKLLMGFPLFFPQNQKTVEKYGKSYGTSSKTTVYNGPFVQKGWTGSNLSWKLEKNKNYWDKKNVKLDTINYSVQKTPSTDYNLYQSGKLDAALLGPQASKELKNQKGYTLRKTASTIYLEMNQKKKPFSNENFRKAVSLSVNRKELANSVGGAAEPADTLSPENMTEVNGKDYTDLVRGDATKKFNTYNRKEAQAYWKKAQKELGKSSVSLTILTYDDDASKKGGEYLQSAIESALKGVNARVQSIPKKTALDHAGNGDYDVFLMGWTADFSDPISFLDLNTTNNSQNWEKYSDSTYDKLIAESKVTPSETTRWNSLVKAEQRIIDTQGVTPLYHPEEAWMVRPTVKGVIYNGAGAPYNFKNAYVEN